Proteins encoded together in one Carya illinoinensis cultivar Pawnee chromosome 3, C.illinoinensisPawnee_v1, whole genome shotgun sequence window:
- the LOC122302594 gene encoding universal stress protein A-like protein isoform X2: MQRERTRIMVGVNESTIKGYPHASISSRGAFEWILQKIVRSNTCGFKLIFLHVQVPDEDDSIYASPDDFKSMERKGRARGLQLLEYFVTRCHEIGVSCEAWIKQGDPKEVICHEVKRVRPDFLVVGSRGLGPFQRVFVGTVSEFCVKHAECPVLTIKRSADEAPQDPVDD, translated from the exons ATGCAGCGCGAGCGAACTCGGATAATGGTTGGAGTGAACGAGTCGACGATCAAAGGATATCCACACGCGTCGATAAGCAGCAGAGGAGCATTCGAGTGGATTCTCCAGAAGATCGTTCGCTCCAATACCTGTGGCTTCAAGCTTATCTTCCTTCACGTCCAAGTCCCTGACGAAGACg ATAGCATTTATGCCTCACCTGATGATTTTAAAAGCATGGAGCGCAAGGGCAGGGCAAGAGGGCTTCAGCTGCTGGAGTACTTTGTCACTAGATGTCATGAAATTGGG GTTTCATGTGAGGCATGGATCAAGCAAGGTGATCCAAAGGAAGTAATCTGCCATGAGGTGAAGCGAGTCCGGCCTGATTTTCTGGTCGTGGGAAGCCGCGGTCTTGGCCCGTTCCAAAG GGTTTTTGTGGGAACTGTAAGCGAATTTTGCGTGAAGCATGCTGAATGCCCGGTGCTCACAATCAAACGCAGTGCAGATGAGGCTCCTCAGGACCCTGTTGATGACTGA
- the LOC122302596 gene encoding uncharacterized protein LOC122302596, whose protein sequence is MDDENPPRVSRKNGNHEAPRAGPTRKGRYTTDDDGDQIKCSGKHCRACTAGLVADCVALCCCPFAVVEFLALALVKVPWMVGRRCLGLGRKKGQRPEMKRKCKRSEGDCVVERDGNVRKRRAVEGMPEIASGFDEEERMDSGSARFEAERVWLELYQVGHLGFGRVSFTGIQISG, encoded by the coding sequence ATGGACGATGAGAACCCACCTCGTGTTTCACGTAAAAATGGGAACCACGAGGCCCCAAGGGCCGGACCCACGAGGAAGGGCAGGTACACCACCGATGATGATGGAGATCAGATCAAGTGTTCTGGCAAGCATTGCAGAGCATGCACTGCCGGGTTGGTAGCCGACTGCGTGGCCCTCTGTTGCTGCCCGTTCGCGGTGGTGGAATTTCTTGCTCTTGCGCTTGTGAAAGTCCCGTGGATGGTGGGGAGGAGATGCCTGGGATTGGGAAGAAAGAAGGGTCAGAGGCCGGAGATGAAGAGGAAATGCAAGAGAAGTGAGGGTGACTGCGTGGTGGAGAGGGATGGGAATGTGAGAAAGAGGAGGGCGGTGGAGGGAATGCCAGAAATTGCATCAGGGTTTGATGAAGAAGAGAGGATGGACAGTGGTAGTGCCAGGTTTGAAGCTGAGAGGGTTTGGCTGGAGCTGTACCAGGTTGGTCATTTGGGTTTTGGGAGAGTTTCCTTCACCGGTATTCAAATTTCTGGGTAA
- the LOC122302594 gene encoding universal stress protein A-like protein isoform X1, with the protein MQRERTRIMVGVNESTIKGYPHASISSRGAFEWILQKIVRSNTCGFKLIFLHVQVPDEDGFDDTDSIYASPDDFKSMERKGRARGLQLLEYFVTRCHEIGVSCEAWIKQGDPKEVICHEVKRVRPDFLVVGSRGLGPFQRVFVGTVSEFCVKHAECPVLTIKRSADEAPQDPVDD; encoded by the exons ATGCAGCGCGAGCGAACTCGGATAATGGTTGGAGTGAACGAGTCGACGATCAAAGGATATCCACACGCGTCGATAAGCAGCAGAGGAGCATTCGAGTGGATTCTCCAGAAGATCGTTCGCTCCAATACCTGTGGCTTCAAGCTTATCTTCCTTCACGTCCAAGTCCCTGACGAAGACg GTTTTGATGACACAGATAGCATTTATGCCTCACCTGATGATTTTAAAAGCATGGAGCGCAAGGGCAGGGCAAGAGGGCTTCAGCTGCTGGAGTACTTTGTCACTAGATGTCATGAAATTGGG GTTTCATGTGAGGCATGGATCAAGCAAGGTGATCCAAAGGAAGTAATCTGCCATGAGGTGAAGCGAGTCCGGCCTGATTTTCTGGTCGTGGGAAGCCGCGGTCTTGGCCCGTTCCAAAG GGTTTTTGTGGGAACTGTAAGCGAATTTTGCGTGAAGCATGCTGAATGCCCGGTGCTCACAATCAAACGCAGTGCAGATGAGGCTCCTCAGGACCCTGTTGATGACTGA